Genomic window (Bacillus sp. BGMRC 2118):
GGGGAAAGCGTACCAGTTGCACGATTGTCGTGATCATGAGGTGATTCACCAGATGCTTGTGAACGTTCTTGAACGTGCTTGAAGAAAAGCTCTATCGGATTTAATAAAAGCCACCCTTATAGGGTGGCTTTTATTATATGTACTTTTTCAAAATAGATTTAAGTGCTCAATTAATATCTTACATCCTATCACGCCAAGGACAATGCCTCCAAAAATCTCTGCTTTTTTCTTCAGTCTTTCTCCACTGACTTTTCCGATGATGGTACCTAGAACAACTAAAATAAATGTAATACTTGCAATAATCACAACTGAAAATAGAATCGATATGTCCAAAAATGCAAAGCTAACACCTACAGCTAGTGCATCAATACTTGTTGCTAGTGATAGAAAAAACAATACTTTGTTATCTAGTGGATTAAAAGCGTCATCTTTACTTTTGGATAGTGAGTCGTAAATCATCTTACTTCCAATTCCAACTAACAAAACAAATGCAATCCAATGGTCAACATTCTTTATGTATAAACTAAATTCAATTCCGAATATCCACCCTAGTAAAGGCATGGCTGCTTGGAAGAATGTTAAAAAGATAACCACTTTCAGCACGCTTTTTAATTTAAAGTTATTTTTTAAGGCAACACCACTTGTTATGGAAACAGCAAAAGCATCCATAGCCAATCCAGTAGCTATTGAGGCAATCATACCAAAACTCATATCTTCACTTCCTTGAACTTTATAGACCTTTCTTAGGGTAACACCCAGAATCCATGTGGGTCTATACAAACATTATTGCATAGAGGAAACATAAGGAAATAACATTCAAATATTCATTTGACCATTTGGTAAAGTTTGCATATACTATAATCAAATAATCATTTGAATGAAATAGAGGTGTATCCTTTGAAACGAAATGAAGTTTGTGAAGTAACATGTGTACATGAAGATACAGTAAATAAAGTAAGTACAGAGCTCATTCAGCAAAATACTTTTGAAGTTGCGACACTATTTAAGGCGTTAGCGGATGAAACTCGATTAAAAATTGCCTACTCACTTACAATTGAAGAGGAACTTTGTGTATGTGATGTAGCAAACATTATTGGTTCTTCCACCGCAACGGCTTCCCACCATTTACGACTGTTTAGCAAACTGGGCCTAGCCAAAAGTCGCAAAAAAGGAAAATTGGTGTATTATTCACTAGATGATGAGCATGTGAAGCAGCTTATTAACATTGCCTTTGAACATCAAAAGGAGGTGGAACACCGTGGATCATTCAGTTGAAAAAGAGGTTGAAAAAGTCGTTTATCGTGTCCAGGGTTTTTCCTGAGCAGGCTGTGCGAATACGTTTGAAAAGAACGTGAAACACCTGGATGGTGTTACAGATGCGAAAGTTAACTTTGGTGCATCAAAAGTGACGGTTTATGGTGAAACGACTATAAAGGAGCTGGAAAAGGCTGGTGCGTTTGAAAACTTAAAAATTATCCCTGAAAAAGAACAATTTGTAGAAACGAAAGAACCCTTTTATAAACGATATTCGGCTGTCATCGGATCTCTCATTTTCTTACTGGTAGGCTGGGCAGCCGGTCAAATATATGGAGAAGAAAGTATATCTTCTGTTATTGCCTATGCTGCATCCATTCTGGTTGGAGGAGCACGATTATTTAACGCCGGACTTAAAAATTTGTTCAGACTTCAGTTTGATATGAAGACCTTAATGACCATTGCCATAATAGGTGCAGCCATTATCGGAGAATGGGGAGAAGGAGCTACAGTTGTCATATTATTTGCTATCAGTGAAGCTCTTGAATCCTACTC
Coding sequences:
- a CDS encoding manganese efflux pump — protein: MDAFAVSITSGVALKNNFKLKSVLKVVIFLTFFQAAMPLLGWIFGIEFSLYIKNVDHWIAFVLLVGIGSKMIYDSLSKSKDDAFNPLDNKVLFFLSLATSIDALAVGVSFAFLDISILFSVVIIASITFILVVLGTIIGKVSGERLKKKAEIFGGIVLGVIGCKILIEHLNLF
- a CDS encoding winged helix-turn-helix transcriptional regulator; this translates as MKRNEVCEVTCVHEDTVNKVSTELIQQNTFEVATLFKALADETRLKIAYSLTIEEELCVCDVANIIGSSTATASHHLRLFSKLGLAKSRKKGKLVYYSLDDEHVKQLINIAFEHQKEVEHRGSFS